Part of the Nicotiana sylvestris chromosome 2, ASM39365v2, whole genome shotgun sequence genome, GTTGCTTTTAGTGAGGGGAGGAATTTTTATTCTAGTGTAGGCAAGGCATGGAAACGCGGCTATCTTCTTTACGGTCCACCAGGAACGGGGAAATCAACAATGATTGCAGCTATTGCGAATTTCTTGAACTATGATATTTATGATCTTGAGCTTACCTCAGTTAAAAATAACTTAGGTCTTAAGAAGTTGCTCATGGAAACAACAAGCAAGTCTATTATTGTCGTTGAAGATATTGATTGCTCTGTTGATTTGACAGgcaagagaaagaagaaaaagaaagaagaaaattctGACGATGATGACTCAGattcggattccgattccgattCAGACTCAGACTCAGACAGCGAGAAGAAAAAATCCAGCAAACTTACACTTTCAGGGCTGTTGAATTGCATTGATGGAATATGGTCAGCTTGTGGGCAAACTTACACTTTCAGGGCTGTTGAATTGCATTGATGGAATATGGTCAGCTTGTGGTCAGGAAAGAATCATTATATTTACGACTAATTATAAGGAAAAACTTGATCCAGCTCTGATACGCAGAGGACGGATGGATATGCACATTGAGATGTCGTATTGCAGATTTGAAGCATTCAAAGTATTGGCTAAGAATTACTTGAGAATTGAAACTCACGATTTGTTTGAAGAAATTCAACGATTACTAGAGGAAGTAAACATGAGTCCTTGTGATGTGGCTGAATATTTGATACACAAGAATACTTCAGGAGGGCCTGAAATTTGCTTGAATAACTTAATTCAGGCTCTGAAAGAGGCCAAGGAAGAGGCAAAGGAAAAGGCAAATCAAGACCAAAAAGAAACCAAGGAAGAGGTAAAGGAAAATCAAGATTCAAGAGAAGCCAAGGAAAACAAAAAGTTACCCGCTAAATTAGTTACTACAAGTTATGGCCGTCTAAAAAAACTTTTCAAAAAAAGTGTGCCATATTTATCTTCTTAGCT contains:
- the LOC104234104 gene encoding AAA-ATPase At3g28580-like, translated to MGTSLTEVGSRLAGIMFIWGTIQQLFPQIIRRRIETFWNRLENYFYPYVEITIDEFSSGINNEIYNHVNNYLSTKSISNDAKHLKAEKFKNIKSCAVILDEGESTIDEFQGAKLCWRFHKETLRDDSQGHNSLPIEKKSYSLTFNQEYREIVTEKYLKYVMEEGKAIEFKNKKQRIYCNDNNGDNYYTRWYGMWKHINFEHPATFDTLAMDPKKKEEIKNDLVAFSEGRNFYSSVGKAWKRGYLLYGPPGTGKSTMIAAIANFLNYDIYDLELTSVKNNLGLKKLLMETTSKSIIVVEDIDCSVDLTGKRKKKKKEENSDDDDSDSDSDSDSDSDSDSEKKKSSKLTLSGLLNCIDGIWSASCGQERIIIFTTNYKEKLDPALIRRGRMDMHIEMSYCRFEAFKVLAKNYLRIETHDLFEEIQRLLEEVNMSPCDVAEYLIHKNTSGGPEICLNNLIQALKEAKEEAKEKANQDQKETKEEVKENQDSREAKENKKLPAKLVTTSYGRLKKLFKKSVPYLSS